Part of the Desulfolucanica intricata genome, TAATAACTAATCGTGTTGACAAACTGGCAATTAAAGCAATAAAATACTAACATACCTTGTGGGCATACCTTATGGGGTATTGTTTTTATATTTTAATGTTATAGGGGAGATATTAATGCCGAGGACAAAAAATAACGCCAATGGCAGTGAATGCAATTCGAATATTGTTGAACAAAACCCGTCTATAAAAGGCGGAATGAAAAGTGAGGTACAAGATGAGGTACTTAGCAGATTAAAAAAAATAGAAGGGCAGGTACGAGGTGTCCAAAAGATGATTCAAGATTGCCGCAGCTGTGGAGATATCCTGACCCAGCTAACTGCCATAAAAGCTGCAGTTAACAGGGTAGGTTTCACCATGTTAGCCTGCCATCTTGCCGAGCAAATAGAAAAAGACCTGCGTGATGGTAAGAATGTTAAAAATTCACTTAGTGAATTTATGGCAGCTTTTAAAAAATTCTCTTAAAAGTTTTTTTTGCTTTAAAAGAACTTCTATCAAAGTTTATATATTGTATATAGTGTAGTATTGATATAAGCATATTTAACCATAATTATCATAAATATCGACTGAATGGCCGCAGAAAATAAATTTGAAAAGAAGTTTTTTGTAGTCTTTAATCTTATCCACAGAGATACTTTAGCCATCCAGACTGTAATTAAATAAATTATAGGATTCATTAATTACCTTTAATTACCTAACATCAAGTCTATTTTTTATTCTAAGTTTGTAAAAACTAAAGCAAGCAACGATTCTTATAATGGGGGAAATTAAATTATGGCTCAAAAGAAATCTACTCTGCGCAGTTACGGATGGTCCATTCTTGTGGTCTTCCTTATCATCGGCTTTTTTTATCCTGCTATTGGTGTGTTAGCGTTGATTTGTATGTTAGCACCGGTGCTGATGGCAGCCTTTTCAGGAAAAAGAAAGTGGTGTGCCTTATTTTGTCCCAGAGGAATTTTTTATGATGTTTTACTTGTTAAAATTAGCAAAAATGTAAAACCCCCTGATTTTCTCAGAACCACTGCTTTTAAAGTAGCCTTTCTTTTGTTTTTGATTGGTAATTTAATTTATGGTTTAGCCAAGTCAGATAATATAGCTGAAGCTGGCCTTGTTTTTGTACGTTTAGTTTCCCTCACTACAGCCATTGCTATAGTTCTGGGATTTTACTACCAACAGAGAACCTGGTGTGGCTTCTGCCCAATGGGATTTCTGGCAGTGCTTACTATTAAGTTGCGAAAGTTTTTTCAGGTCGGACAAGTGTCTCCGGCCCGTAAACCCGAATCCCCCTCCAGTGATCACAATAAATTAACATAATTGTCAACCGCGAGGTGATGTATTCAGGCTTTCAAGCTTAAACTCTGTGCGAGGCTATTCCGCTATTCGCTCCTCACGACACGAGCTGACGATAACCATACACTACACCTGTAGAAAATCATGTTTACACCGGTGTTCCTCCTAATTTCTACGCGTTTCACCGCTACACTAGGAAATTTGGTTTCCTTCTCCTGCACTCATGTCTGCCAGTTTCAATTATAAAATATGAAAAGTTTGATTGCTCACTGTTGGCTTTTGGTATTTGCCCCTGGCCGTAAGGCCAGTTCACCATGTTCTATAATTTAGGTAAATTGGTTCGGAGCACCTAGATATTCGATTTAATTAGAGATGTTAGACTTGTTTTAAAATTATTATAACTTTATTATTGAGACTTAAAAAAAATAATATCATTTATGTCATTTGAATGATAATTTAATGTCTTCTAAATGGCAGACATAATGTTGTGAACATGCAATAATTGATGGGAATTAATAACCCCATCTTTTTGTATCTATAACAAGAACTAATATAAAAAGAACTCATTTCTCTAAATTTATATAATATATTTAAAATTTGCTGTTAAGGTAGGAGTTTATAAATAACAACAATTGATGTGTAAATATAACCAATTTAATTTAGAACACAAAAGTATAATAGTGAAAGACAAATCGAATTTTTACAAAAATTCTATTAAAATAAGCTATTTTATGTCAGATTAAGAGGTGAATTTGAAATGACAGCCCAACAGGTATACAGCATCTGCGGCATGTGCACGATGCGCTGCCCCATTACGGCAGAGGTTAAAAACGACGAGGTTCAACTTCTTCAAGGGAATCCTTACATACCTGCAATGAAGGGTTCAATATGCCCCAAGGGTGCCGCTGGAATTGCGCTGCTACATGATAATGAGCGCATTCAGGCGCCAATGATTCGTGAGGGCCGGCGTGGGCAAGGCAAATGGCGCCAGGTTAGCTGGGATGATGCCTTTGAGGAAATCGCTTCCAGGCTGAAGGCAGTTATACAGAAGCACGGCGCACGCAGCGTCGCCTTTTCAGACCGTGGTGGACCATTCCGAGACCTGCACCAGGCGTTCGTTCGCGGTTTAGGATCCCCCAACTACACCAATCACGACAGCTCTTGTGCCCGCAACGTTCACCACGCCTGCATGTCTGTCACCGGTGTAGGACGAGAGGAACTGGTCTACGATTATAAAAATGCCAGGCATGTTGTGCTGCAGACACGCAATATCTTCGAGGCCATTAACGTACAGGAGGTAACCAACCTCATTGCAGCTATGGAGGCCGGCTGTAAGCTTACAGTCATTGATATTCGCGCTACTACTTCAGCAACGAAGGCGGACCGATTCTTTTTGGTGAGACCCGGAAGCGACTATGCCTTTAATCTGGCAGTCATCCACGAGTTGTTGTTTGAGAAACTTTATGATTCTGAATATGCTGCTCGCTGGATT contains:
- a CDS encoding 4Fe-4S binding protein, which translates into the protein MAQKKSTLRSYGWSILVVFLIIGFFYPAIGVLALICMLAPVLMAAFSGKRKWCALFCPRGIFYDVLLVKISKNVKPPDFLRTTAFKVAFLLFLIGNLIYGLAKSDNIAEAGLVFVRLVSLTTAIAIVLGFYYQQRTWCGFCPMGFLAVLTIKLRKFFQVGQVSPARKPESPSSDHNKLT
- a CDS encoding metal-sensitive transcriptional regulator, which gives rise to MPRTKNNANGSECNSNIVEQNPSIKGGMKSEVQDEVLSRLKKIEGQVRGVQKMIQDCRSCGDILTQLTAIKAAVNRVGFTMLACHLAEQIEKDLRDGKNVKNSLSEFMAAFKKFS